The Euzebyales bacterium genome contains the following window.
GCACGTGCGGCCGCGACGGGAGGCGACGCTGCCCACCGACAGTGCCCGGGGCGGGATTCGAACCCGCACGCCCCGAAGGGCAATGGATTTTGAGTCCATCATGTCTCCCATTCCATCACCCGGGCCCGGGGCGAGCATACCGTGCACATGTGGCCACCCTGTGCCGCCCGGGGCGACCTGCACGGCTGTGGTGTACCGCGCAGGGCGCGACGGTACGGTGCGCTCGACACCAGCGAAGGAATCGCGAGATGCACGTCGCCATCACCGGTGCCAGCGGCCTGCTGGGCAGCGCCCTCTCCCAGGCGCTGCGTGATGACGGGCATCGGGTGACGGGCATCACACGCTCCGAACCCGGGCCGAACGAGATCCGCTGGTCGCCGGCGCTGCAGCGCCTGGACCCGGCCGACCTGCGTGGGGTCGATGCGGTGGTCAACCTGGCGGGCGAGAAGATCGGCTTCACCTCCTGGACGCCGCGCGCCATCATCGACGCCCGTTGGACGCCGAGGACCAGGCGCGAGATCCTGAGCAGCCGGGTGCAGGGCACGACGTTGCTCGCCGAGACGATCTCAACGATGGACGACGGACCTCGCGTCATGGTCTCGGTGTCGGCGATCGGCTACTACGGCGACCGCGGTGACGAGACGCTCACGGAGGCCAGCCGACCCGGTGACCTGTTCCTGTCCGACGTGTGCCGCGCGTGGGAGGCCAGCGCGGATGCGGCCCGCGCCGCCGGCCTCCGCGTCGTCCACCCCCGGATCGGCATCGTGCAGACCCCCCGTGACGGCGCGCTGCAGCGGTCGCTGCCCCTGTTCCGCCTGGGCCTTGGCGGTCCGTTCGGCTCGGGGCGGCAGTGGTGGAGCTGGGTGATGCTCGACGACGTCGTAGGCATCCTCAGGCACGCCGTCACCAACGACGACATCAGCGGACCGATCAACGCCACCGCACCGCACCCGGTCACCAACCGTGAGTGGACCAGGACGCTGGGACGGGTGCTCGGCCGTCCCGCTGTGCTCCCGGTGCCCCGGTTCGGCCCGAAGCTGGTGCTGGGCGAGATGGTCGACGAGCTCGTCTACGTCAGCGCGCGGGTGCTGCCGGAGGCGACGCTGGCGAGCGGCTACGCCTTCCGGTTCCCCGACCTCGACGCCGGGTTACGCTCGGTCCTGTAGCCGCGGCCCTCACCCGATCCTCGCGGCTGCACGGGAGGCCTGCGCACATGAATGATCGCCCGGTCATCATCGTGGGCGCGGGCCTGGCGGGCCTGCGCTGCGCCGGCAGGCTCGAGGAACGCGGTGTCGCCTGGCTGCTGCTCGAGTCGCAGGACGGCCCCGGCGGCCGGGTGCGCACCGACTACGTCGACGGGTTCCAGCTCGACCGCGGCTTCCAGGTCCTGCTGACGGCCTACCCGCAGGCCCGCGCGGCGCTCGACTACGAGGCGCTCGACCTGCGGGCGTTCGAGGCCGGCGCGGTCGTCCGGCTGCCGGACGGGTTCACCCGGGTCAGCGATCCGCTCCGGCGACCGACGAAGGCGCTGGCGACGCTCCGCGCCCCCATCGGCGGTCTGGCCGACAAGCTGCGGATCGCGCGTCTGCGGCGCCGGCTGCGCCGGATGCCCCTCGAGCGCCTGTGGCGGCGGCCGGAGCGCACGACACGCGACGCGTTGGCCGACCTCGGGTTCAGCACGACGATGGTCGAGCGCTTCTGGCGTCCGCTGCTCGGAGGCATCCAGCTCGACTCGTCGCTGACCACCTCCAGTCGGGCGTTCGAGTTCGTCATCAAGATGCTGGCCAGCGGTGACAACGCGCTGCCCGCAGCGGGCATCCAGGCGATCCCCGACCAGCTCGCGGCGAAGCTCACCCCGGGACGGATCCGCTACGGCACGACGGTGGTTGCCGTCGACACCGATGGCGTCTGGCTCGAGGACGGCGAGCACGTGCGCGGACGGCGCGTCGTCGTCGCGGTCGACGGTCCGACCGCCAGCCGTCTCATCCCTGCGGTGCCGACACCGGCGTCGAACCGTGTCAGCTGCCTGTACTTCGCAGCGGAGCGCCCGCCGCTCGACGAGCCGATCCTGGTGCTCAACGGCGAGGGCACCGGACCCGTCAACAACCTGTGTGTGCCGAGCGTGGTCGCTCCCAGCTACGCACCTGACGGAGTCAGCCTGGTGTCGGTCTCCGTGCTCGACGCCCCCGTGGAGGGTGCGTGGGCACCGGCCTCCCGCGACGTCCCGTCCGCCGCGCCCGGTGCGGGCGACGACAGCCTCGAGACCGCGGTGCGCGACCAGCTCCGGAGCTGGTTCGGACGGCGCGTCGACACGTGGCGCCTGCTTCGCCACTACGACATCAGGCACGCCCAGCCACGCCAGCGTCCTCCGGTGCTGGCGACGCCGATGCGGCAGATCGACTTCGACGGCGTGTTCTGCTGCGGTGACCACCGCGACGACGCATCGATCAACGGTGCGCTGCAGTCCGGCGCGCGCACCGCTCTCGCCGTCGCCGAGGCGTGAGCCACGCGGGTTCTGGCTCAGGGTGGCCGGAGACGGCGACTGCGGTGGTGGGCGATCAGCTTCTACGTCACACCCACATCGAGTTCGTCCTCGTAGCTCTCGAGGCCCCTCCGCCGCAGGTCTGTCCCGGACAGAAGGGGCCAGCCCTTGCGCAGTACGTGGTCGAGCCAGAAGCCGCAGGCCTGCGAGGACAACACGGCCGTGAGAACCAGAGTCGTGAAGAACGGAGCGTTGATGATGCCGGCGTCGAATGCCACGCTCGCCAGCACGATTCCGGGTCCGCCGCGAGCGTTGCACGTCAGTGCCAGGTTGACGAGATCGAGGCCTCGGAAGCCGGCCAGACGGCCAGCCAGCCCGATGGAGACGATCACGACGAGCGACGTGCCGACCAGGAAGCCGAGCAGCATCACGGCATCAAGGGACGTGCGCAGATCCAGGCGAAAGCCGACGAGCGCGAAGTAGATGGGAACGAACACGGCGGCGGCGAGATGTTCGACGGAGTCCAGGGCCTGCCGGTAACGCTGACGGTCGGTCCCCTTCATGCCGCCGACGACTCCGATCCCGGCGAGGAAGGCGCCGAACACCAGCGTGACGTTCAGGACAGCGGCAGCTGCCACGTAACTGAAGAACACAGTCATGACCCACGTCGCGGGGGAATGGTGAGCGAGAACGTTCCAGCGCGCGTTCCCCAGACGGCGCAACAGCGGCGGGACGACGAACAGGCCGGAAATCGTGTAGGCGATGTTGACAGCCACATGACTGGTGATCGTCTCGGCAAGAGCACCCTGCGCTGCCGCCAAGGTGGCGGAGGCGATCGCGGTGGCGATGGACAACACACCCCAGAGCATGATGTCCTCGAAGACGGCTGCGCCAAGCACCAGGCTTGCGAAGCGGGTGTGGAGGATGCCGAGGTCGTGAAAGATCTTCGTGATCACCGGAATCGACGTCACCGCCGCGGCGACGGCAAAGACGAGCACCACAGCCGACCGACTGCCCACCTCGCCAACGAATGCGTCGATCGGTAGCCACGGGCTGAGACCGAGCGCGATGAAGAACGGCAAGGGGGTCCCCACCCCCAGGATCCAGGCGGTCGGGGCGCGATTCTCCTTGCCGAGCACATGGCGGACCGAGAATCCCGACACGAACATGAGCAGCAGCAGCCCCAGGTGGTACATGAAGCTCAGTACGATGCTCGACGCATCGCCGTCACCCGTGCCGAAGAGCAACACGGCCGTGTCTGGAGCCAGCTGCCCGAGGAGGGTGGGTCCGAGCAGGATCCCGGCCACGATCTCGCCCACCACCTTGGGCTGACGGAACCGGCTGAACAGGTGCCCGAGCAGGTTGGCGCTGACCAGCAGGAGCAGCAGGGCCAACACGACGGATCCCAGATCGTGATTCGACATCGGTCTGCTCCTGACGATCCGGCCGTCCCGTCTGTCGCTACGTCCAGGAAGGCCAACGTACGTGCCGACGGATCACCTGAGCACCGAGTGATCCACGGCCGTCCTGATCGCAGCGCGACCGGAATCCAACGCGGCGCGAAGCGTAGCATCGAACCACCGAACCTCTGACGTGTCAGGTTGGTGGTTGCAGGAGAGACCCCGACCAGCCAGGATCGCCGCAGCGCCGACCGCCGAGCCGCCGTCGTTCGAACAGACGAGCGCGGTGAGCCAGCGCGCGTCGGGCGCCCGATGATGCGCACCTGCACGTCGCGAGCAGGGCCGTGGCCGTGCGCACAGGTCGTCGCGGGCCGCTCGCTCCACTGCGCCGACACACTCACCGGCGATGCCACCACGCGGCCCCGCCCTTCCAGCGGACGCCCCTCAACCCCTCTGGCACCACGAGGCACCCGCGGTGCACCTCGCGCGGCGGCGACGACCTGTACGACCGGCCTGCTGGCAACCACGCCGCGGCTCGTGCAGGCTGTAAGGGCCGTCTTGCATGGAGGACGTCATGCGCAACGTCGCGCTGACCCGCAAGCACGTCAGGGTGCTCGCCGCCGTCGCCGCCGCGGAGGCCGCCGACGAGGTCCCGCACGTGGCGGCCATCGCTGCCCGAGTGCCGCTCCGGCCGGATCTCGTCGAGGTCGTCGCCGCGGACCTGTCGGCCCAGGGGCTGCTGGCGTGCTCGGGTGCGTTCGCGATCGACGAAGGCCTACGCGATCCCGGCCCGGAGTTCCGCGTGACCGGCGATGGTCACCGCGCCTTGTCGGGCGAGGTTCCCGCCACCCGGTAGCCGCGCCGGCATCCA
Protein-coding sequences here:
- a CDS encoding TIGR01777 family oxidoreductase encodes the protein MHVAITGASGLLGSALSQALRDDGHRVTGITRSEPGPNEIRWSPALQRLDPADLRGVDAVVNLAGEKIGFTSWTPRAIIDARWTPRTRREILSSRVQGTTLLAETISTMDDGPRVMVSVSAIGYYGDRGDETLTEASRPGDLFLSDVCRAWEASADAARAAGLRVVHPRIGIVQTPRDGALQRSLPLFRLGLGGPFGSGRQWWSWVMLDDVVGILRHAVTNDDISGPINATAPHPVTNREWTRTLGRVLGRPAVLPVPRFGPKLVLGEMVDELVYVSARVLPEATLASGYAFRFPDLDAGLRSVL
- a CDS encoding FAD-dependent oxidoreductase; the protein is MNDRPVIIVGAGLAGLRCAGRLEERGVAWLLLESQDGPGGRVRTDYVDGFQLDRGFQVLLTAYPQARAALDYEALDLRAFEAGAVVRLPDGFTRVSDPLRRPTKALATLRAPIGGLADKLRIARLRRRLRRMPLERLWRRPERTTRDALADLGFSTTMVERFWRPLLGGIQLDSSLTTSSRAFEFVIKMLASGDNALPAAGIQAIPDQLAAKLTPGRIRYGTTVVAVDTDGVWLEDGEHVRGRRVVVAVDGPTASRLIPAVPTPASNRVSCLYFAAERPPLDEPILVLNGEGTGPVNNLCVPSVVAPSYAPDGVSLVSVSVLDAPVEGAWAPASRDVPSAAPGAGDDSLETAVRDQLRSWFGRRVDTWRLLRHYDIRHAQPRQRPPVLATPMRQIDFDGVFCCGDHRDDASINGALQSGARTALAVAEA
- a CDS encoding cation:proton antiporter, encoding MSNHDLGSVVLALLLLLVSANLLGHLFSRFRQPKVVGEIVAGILLGPTLLGQLAPDTAVLLFGTGDGDASSIVLSFMYHLGLLLLMFVSGFSVRHVLGKENRAPTAWILGVGTPLPFFIALGLSPWLPIDAFVGEVGSRSAVVLVFAVAAAVTSIPVITKIFHDLGILHTRFASLVLGAAVFEDIMLWGVLSIATAIASATLAAAQGALAETITSHVAVNIAYTISGLFVVPPLLRRLGNARWNVLAHHSPATWVMTVFFSYVAAAAVLNVTLVFGAFLAGIGVVGGMKGTDRQRYRQALDSVEHLAAAVFVPIYFALVGFRLDLRTSLDAVMLLGFLVGTSLVVIVSIGLAGRLAGFRGLDLVNLALTCNARGGPGIVLASVAFDAGIINAPFFTTLVLTAVLSSQACGFWLDHVLRKGWPLLSGTDLRRRGLESYEDELDVGVT